DNA from Mycolicibacterium alvei:
TCCGTGTCGGATCGCCACCGGGGTGACGGTGGGTCACAACGTGGTGCTTCACGGCTGCACCGTCGAGCAGGACAGCCTGGTCGGGATGGGTGCGGTGGTGCTCAACGGCGCGGTGATCGGTGCCGGCTCGCTGGTGGCCGCCGGTGCGGTCGTGCCCCAGGGCATGGTGGTACCGCCGCGCTCGCTGGTGGCCGGTGTGCCCGCCAAGGTGCGCCGAGAGCTCAGCGATGACGAGGTCGGCCACAACCAACTCAACGCGGCGGCCTACACACACCTGACCGGATTGCACCGCGACGCGGAGTAATCCGGCGAGCAGGCGTGAGTCAGCGCAGCGGGTGCGCCACCTCGTCGCGCGGCATCCGGGCCGCGGTCACGGCGACCGTAGCCAGGACGGCGGGTAACAGCCCGGCCACCAGGAAGATCGACTCCATCGAGACGACCTTCGACAACGGGCCGACGATCGCGAACGACAGCGGCATGAACGCGAGCGAGACGAAGAAGTCCAGGCTCGACACCCGGCCCAGCATCTCCGTCGGCACCCGGCGCTGCAGCAGCGTTCCCCAGATCACCATCGCGGCACCGTCGGTGACGCCGATGCTGAACGTGGCCGCCGCCATCAACGGGAACGACGACGTGACGCCGACGACCACCAGCGGAACCGAACCCAGCCCCCACATCAGCATCATCGTGGTCAGGTAGCGCCGCGGCATCCGGCGCGAGGACACCGTCAATGCACCCAGGGCGCTGCCGAATCCGAAGAACGCCAGGATGAATCCGTAGGCCCGGGCGCCGTCGGCGAACCGGTCCTGGGCGATGAACGGCAGCAGCACCTCGATCGGCCCGAGGATGACGAGCACGAACATGCTGGCGAACAACAGCGTCCACAGCAGCCACGGGGTGCGCACCATGAACGCGAAACCTTCACGCAGATCGCGCAATACGGGTGGCCGCACGCTGTCATCCTGTGCCGCAACCGGATCCGCGGTTCCCCGGGTGGCCACCAGCAGAGCCAGGCCGAGCCCGAACAGTACCGCCACCACCGCTGCCCCCAGCGCGGGGAAGGTCGCGGCGATCACCATGCCCGCGATTGCGGGACCGATCGATCGCTGGAACACCGGGCGCACCACACCCTCGACGCCGTTGGCCGCCAACAGTTGTTCCGGCGGAAGGATGCGCGGCAGGAGCGCGCTGTAGGCCGGGAAGAAGAACGCCGCGGCGATGCCGAGAATGCCCGCCGCGACGGCCAGGTGCCAGATCTTGAGCACATCGAGCAGGCCCAGTGCCGCGACCGTCGTGACCGTCACCAGATTGACGGTCTCCACCGCGATGATGATCGTGCGCTGGTTGATCCGGTCGGCGGCGATCCCGCCGACGAGGACGAACCCCACCAAGCCGACTCCGAGGCACGTGGCCACCAGCGACAGCGAGGCCGGATCGTTGTCGATCGCGATGACCTGTAACGCCATCACCACCGACCACATACCTTCGGCGAAGATCGACAACGTGACCGCGGCGATCAACAGCCGGTATTCGCGGATGCGGAAGGGTGCGAGCACGCCCCAGCCGCCGGTCTGGCCGACCGGCACCTCCGTGTCGTGGTGCATGCTCACAACATTTGATGGTGCCCACCCGGAGGGGTTCGGGTCCAACGATTTTCGCCGCTGGGCGCCCGGCGGGCAGCTACCGCTGGGTGAACTCCGGGCGCCGGTTCTGCTGGAAGGCCTTGGTGCCCTCGCGGAAGTCGTCGGACGCCAGCAGCTGCAGCTGGCCCTCGCGTTCGCGGGCGAAGGCGCCCTCGAGCTCGGTGAGGGTGGCCGCGTTGACGGCATGCTTGGTCTCGCGCAGGGCCAGCGCCGGACCGGACCGCAGCTTGGCGATGACCTTGTCCACCGCGGCGTCGAGCTCGTCGGCCGGGTACACCGCGCTGATCAGACCCCAGTCGTAAGCGTCGGTGGCGGTGAGGCGGTCGGCCAGCAGCGCCAGGCGCATGGCCCGGATCCGGCCGATGTTGGCGGCAACGAGAGCCGAGGCACCGCCGTCGGGCATCAACCCGATCTTGGTGAACGCCAGCAGGAAGAAGGCATGCTCCGAGGCCAGCACGACGTCGGACGCCAGGGCCAGTGACACCCCGACGCCGGCGGCCGGTCCCTGCACGACGGCCACGACCGGCTTGGGCAGCGCGACGATGGAGGCGACGGCACGGTTGGCGGCGTCGAGCACGCCCGCGGCGTCGTGACTCTTGGCCTTCTGGTCTTCCTCACTGATGCCGGCGCCGGAGCTGAACCCGCGGCCCGCGCCGCCGAGGCGAACCACCCGCACATCCGGGTCGGTGGCGGCCAGATCAACGGCATCGGCGATTGCCACGAGCATGTTCTGGGTCAGCGAATTGAGGCTGTCCGGCCGGTTCAGCGTCACCGACAGCACGGCGCCCTCGAGCGATACGGTCACGTCTTCTACGTCGGGGTATTCGCGGGTCACGGTCATCTATGCACCTTAGGTCTGGCGGGGATGGCTATGGCCATGCCGGTCGAGAAGGTTATACAAGTAAGCTATGTCACCGGTCAACCGAGGCCAACACGCAAAGGGGCGAAAGAGCATGGCAGGACCACTGCAAGGTTTGCGCGTCGTGGAGTTGGCCGGTATCGGCCCGGGCCCGCACGCGGCGATGATTCTCGGCGATCTTGGGGCCGATGTGGTGCGGATCGAGCGGCCGGGCAAGGACACCGGTACGCCCAGTGCCGACACCATGTTGCGTAACCGCCGGTCGGTGGCCGCGGACATGAAGAGCGACGAGGGCCGCGCGCTGGTGCTCACACTCATCGAGAAGGCCGACGTGCTGATCGAGGGTTTCCGTCCCGGCGTCACCGAGCGGTTGGGTCTGGGGCCTGAGGACTGCGCGAAGGTCAACGAACGACTGATCTACGCCCGCATGACGGGTTGGGGACAGGAAGGCCCACGGGCCCTGCAGGCCGGCCACGACATCAACTACATCTCCCTCAACGGCCTGCTGCACGCCGTGGGTCGCGCGGGGGAACGTCCCGTCCCACCGCTGAACCTCGCCGGTGATTTCGGTGGTGGGTCGATGTTCCTGCTCGTCGGCATCCTCTCGGCACTGTTCGAGCGGCAGAGCTCGGGCAAGGGGCAGGTGATCGACGCGGCGATGATCGACGGGTCCAGTGTGCTGATGCAGATGATGTGGAGCTTCCGCAGCCAGGGCCTGTGGTCCGACGAGCGCGGCACCAACATGCTCGACACCGGCGCTCCGTACTACGACACCTACGAGACCTCCGATGGCCGCTACATGTCGATCGGGGCGATCGAACCGCAGTTTTACGCCGAGCTGCTCAAGGGACTGGGCCTGGAGGATGCCGATCTGCCGGGCCAGAACGACATGGCCCGCTGGCCCGAGCTGCGCGAGGCCTTCACCAAGGCATTCGCCGCGCACGACCGGGACCACTGGGCCGAGGTGTTCGCCGGCACTGACGCGTGTGCGGCACCGGTGCTGTCTTTCGCCGAGGTCCTCACCGAGCCGCACATTGCCGAGCGCAACACGTTCTTCGACGAAGGCGGCAACCTGCAACCGATGCCGGCACCACGGTTCTCCCGCAGCACCCCGGCGGTGCCGACACCGCCGGGCCCGCGCGGAGCGGACACCGAAGCCGTTCTGCGGGACTGGGTTTAGTTCAACCACATCAGGAGGTCGGCGCCATGCCGGCCGGAAAGGAATGCGGTAAGTGGAGATCAAAGACGCGGTAGCCGTCGTCACCGGCGGTGCCTCCGGCCTGGGCCTGGCCACCACCAAGCGGCTGCTCGATGCCGGCGCCCAGGTGGTCGTGATCGACCTCAAGGGTGAAGAGGTCGTGGCCGAACTGGGTGATCGGGCCAAGTTCGTCGCCACCGACGTCACCGACGAGGCGGGCGTGACCGAGGCACTCGATGTCGCGGAATCGCTTGGCCCGGTGCGGATCAACGTCAACTGCGCGGGCATCGGCAACGCGATCAAGACCCTGAGCAAGAACGGTGCGTTCCCACTGGATGGGTTCCGCAAGGTGGTCGAGGTCAACCTGATCGGCACATTCAACGTGATCCGGCTCAGCGCCGAGCGCATCGCCAGGACTACGCCGCTCGACGGCAGGAACTCAGCAGAGCGCGGCGTCATCATCAACACCGCCTCCGTCGCGGCGTTCGACGGTCAGATCGGGCAGGCCGCCTACTCGGCGTCCAAGGGCGGTGTGGTGGGCATGACCCTGCCGATCGCGCGGGATCTGTCGCGTGAGCTGATCCGGGTGTGCACCATCGCGCCGGGTCTGTTCAAGACGCCGCTGCTGGGCTCGCTGCCCGAGGAGGCTCAGCGCTCGCTGGGCCAGCAGGTGCCGCACCCAGCCCGGTTGGGCGATCCCGATGAGTATGGCGCCCTGGCTGTGCACATCATCGAGAACCCGATGCTCAACGGCGAGGTCATCCGCCTCGACGGCGCTATCCGCATGGCTCCGCGGTAACTAGGAAGGCGAATTTATGGCATTGATGACGAAGTTCACCGAGACATTCGGGATCGAGCACCCCATCGTGCAGGGTGGCATGCAGTGGGTCGGCCGCGCCGAACTCGTTGCGGCCGTGGCCAATGCGGGTGCGTTGGGGTTCATCACCGCGCTCACACAGCCCACTCCGGCCGATCTGGCCAAGGAGATCGAGCGGTGTCGTGAGCTCACCGACAAGCCGTTCGGGGTGAACCTGACGATCCTGCCCACGATCAACCCGCCGCCATACGACGAGTACCGCCAGGTGATCGTCGACTCGGGCATCAAGATCGTCGAGACCGCGGGCTCCAACCCGGCGCCGCATCTGCCGATGTTCCACGCCAACGGTATCAAGGTGCTGCACAAGTGCACCTCGGTGCGCCACGCTGTGAAGGCGCAGAGCCTGGGCGTGGACGGCATCAGCATCGACGGGTTCGAGTGCGCCGGTCATCCGGGCGAGGACGACATTCCAGGCCTGGTCCTGATCCCGGCGGCGTCGGAGAAGATCGACATCCCGATGATCGCCTCGGGTGGTTTCGCCGATGCGCGTGGTCTGGTGGCCGCGCTGGCGCTGGGCGCCGATGGCATCAACATGGGCTCGCGGTTCATGTGCACCGCCGAGTCGTCGATTCATCACAAGGTCAAGGAAGCGATAGTGGCGGGCACGGAGCTCGACACCGAGCTGATCTTCCGCAGCCTGGGTAACACCGCGCGGGTCGCAAGCAACGCGGTCTCACGTGAGGTGGTGCAGATCCTCAAAGACGGCGGCCAGTTCGAGGACGTCAAGGATCTGGTGGCCGGCAAACGCGGCGTGAAGGTCTATGAGGTCGGTGATCTCGACGCAGGCATCTGGTCGGTCGGAACCTCGATGGGTCTGATCAACGACATTCCCACCTGCGGCGAACTCGTCTCGCGAATGGTGGCGGACGCCGAGCTGCTGATCAGTGGGCGCCTGGCGAACATGGTCGGTGCGGGCGAAGCCGAGTCTGAGAAGGAAGCAGTCCTCGCCTGAGCGAGGACTGCGGCCCTGGGAAGGGCAAATTACGGCAAACTGAAGATGGGAAACGCGCGCCGCGAGGCGCGCGTTTTCTCATACTGCGGTGGGCAGCTCCTGGTAGTCGTCAAACTGCTCCGAGGTGTCGCCCTCGACGAGGAAATCGCCGTGGTAGAGGGCCTCGAAGTCGACCTTGATGACATCTGCACTGGTGTCGTCGATCCACATGACACTGAGCGTATGGGTCACTATTAAGGAATCTTTGAGTTACGGTTCGGAAAATGGTGGCAATCCTACTTTTCGGTAGGTTTCTAGCCAGTAGGGCTTGTGACGTGGATGGGGTTCGTCCCGTTCAGGGCGATCCAGGTCACCACGGCGGCTGCGACGCCGATCACCAATAGCCCGACCGCCGCCTTGGCCGACACCTTGGACCGGCCGAATACCCGGTGATCGACCGAGAACGCGCCGGCGCCGGTGAACAGCAGAGCGGCGGCGGCGAATGCGGCCAGGAACGGAACGTTGAACGGCTGGGACCAGAAGGCGTCCGCCGAGACGTTCACAGCCCAGGCGTCGACCATCGCACCGATCACCGCACAGGCGGCCAGCGGGGTAAGGGCACCCAGCAGCAGGCCGATGCCGCCCAGGGTTTCGGCCGCGGTCACCATGAACGCGCCGAACGCGGGGAACCGCCAACCGCTGGATTCCATGAATCCCACGGCGGTGCCGAAGTCGAATGCCTTGATCAGGCCGGCTTGCAGCATGGTTGCGCCGGTGGCGATGCGCAGGATGAGCAACCCGGTATCGGTCATGCGTGTGGTCGCGGTTTCGGCGTCGGTGGTGATTGTCATGACTTATTAGACGCAGGGAGGCGTCCGAATTCATCGCGCACTCGGAGTTGAACCCTTCGGCGTCGGGGTCCGTGTGTAGAGCGAGGCCCACGTTGACGCTGGAAACTTACCGTTGTTAACTTAACGGCGATACCCATTGGGGAAGGACACTACGTGCTGCACCGAATCGCGCATCTGGCCCTCGCCGCACCGCGGCGGGTCCTCATCGTCGCCGCACTGGCGATGGTCGCCGCGGGCATCTTCGGCATTCCCGTCGCCAAGAGCCTGTCGGCGGGCGGATTCCAGGATCCGACTTCGGAATCTGCGCAGGCCACCCAGCTACTCTCGGACAAGTTCGCCCGCGGAGACATGCAGTTGGTCATCAGCGTCACCGACGACTCGGCCACCGGCGCCCAGAGCCCGGCCGCGCGTGCGGCGGGCACCGACATCGCCGCTCAGCTCAAAAGATCTCCGTACGTGACCCAGGTCAGCTCGGCCTGGACCGTACCCGCACCCGCGGCAGCCACGCTGATCAGCAAGGACGGCAAGACCGGGCTGGTCCTGGCGGGCATCACCGGCGGGGAGAGCGGCGCGCAGAAGCACGCCAAGGCACTCACCGATCAACTCGTGCACGACCGTGACGGCGTGACCGTGCGGGCCGGGGGTGAGGCGATGATCTACGTCCAGATCAACGGGCAGAGCGAAAAAGACCTGCTGATGATGGAATCCATCGCGATCCCGTTGAGCTTCCTCGTTTTGGTGTGGGTTTTCGGCGGACTGCTGGCCGCCGCGCTGCCGCTTGCCGTCGGAGGTTTCGCGATCCTCGGATCGCTGGCGGTGCTGCGCGGGTTCACCATGGTCACAGACGTCTCGATCTTCGCCCTCAACCTCACCGTCGCGATGGGGCTGGCGCTGGCGATCGACTACACCCTGCTGATCATCAGCCGTTATCGCGACGAACTGGCCGACGGAGTCGAACCGGATCGGGCTCTGGTACGCACCATGGCGACTGCCGGGCGCACAGTGCTGTTCTCGGCGATGACGGTGGCGCTGTCGATGGTGGCGATGGTGCTGTTCCCGATGTACTTCCTCAAGTCCTTCGCCTACGCGGGTATCGCGGTGGTGGCGCTGGCGGCGTTCGCGGCCATCGTCGTGGCGCCGGCCGCCATTGCGCTGCTCGGTGACCGTCTCGACGCCTACGACGTGCGCCGGTTCCTCCGGCGGATCCTCGGTCGGCCTGAACCCTTGCACAAACCCGTCGAGCAGACGTTCTGGTACCGGACGACCAAGCGGGTCATGCGTAGATCGGTTCCGGTCGGGATCGGGGTCATCGCGTTGCTGCTGATGCTGGGTGCTCCCTTCCTCGGTATCAAGTGGGGCTTCCCCGATGACCGGGTGTTGCCGCCCTCGGCGTCGTCCCGCCAGCTCGGCGACGAACTGCGCAACGATTTCGCGGTCGATTCCTCGACTGCGGTCACCGTGGTGCTGCCCGACGTGACCGCGTTGCCGCCGGCCGAACTCGACCGCTACGCACGCGACCTGTCGCAGGCAGCCGACGGTGCCTCGGTGTCCGCGCCGGGGGGCACCTTTGTCGACGGCCGTCGGGTCGGCCCGCCGGCCTCGGGAACCGGAATCGCCGACGGCAGTGCATTTCTCACCGTGGGTAGTCACGTGCCGTTGTTCAGCGACGCCTCCGAGGCTCAGCTCGACGCTCTGCACGCGGTGCCGGCACCGACCGAGGTGCAGTTCACCGGCATGGCGCAGGTGAACCGCGACAGCTCGTATGCGATCACGTCCCGGTTGCCGATGGTGCTCGGCATCATCGCGGCCATCACCTTCGTGCTGCTGTTCCTGCTCACGGGCAGTGTGGTGCTCCCACTGAAAGCGTTGGTGCTCAACGTGTTGTCCCTGTCGGCGGCATTCGGTGCGCTGGTGTGGATCTTCCAGGACGGCCACCTCGGTGCGCTCGGCACCACATCGACAGGCACCTTGGTGGCCAACCTGCCGGTGTTGTTGTTCTGCATCGCATTCGGATTGTCGATGGACTATGAGGTGTTCCTGGTCTCGCGGATCCGCGAGTACTGGCTGTCACCCGGCCTGGTCCGTCCCGACGGCACCGAAATGTCCGCACGCGAACGGAACGACGAGAGCGTCGCGCTCGGCCTGGCCCGCACCGGTCGCGTGGTGACAGCTGCGGCGCTGTTGATGTCGATCTCGTTCGCCGCACTGATCGCCGCGCAGGTGGCCTTCATGCGGATGTTCGGTCTCGGCCTGACCATCGCGGTTCTCGTCGATGCCACCTTGGTACGCATGCTGTTGGTGCCGGCATTCATGCATTTGATGGGCCAGTGGAACTGGTGGGCACCGGCACCGTTGGCCCGGCTGCACAAGCGGATCGGGATCAGCGAGTCGGGTCCGGACGATCTGGACCCTGGTGCGCCCGGTGACGCTCCCGGGGATGGCGGCAAACGCGAACGCGCCGGGGCCGGTGTGACGGACGCCGGCTAGCGTGACGACCCAACCGCGTAAACGACACCGCGCCCCACGTGGTTCCGGCGAGCTTCTGCGTGATCAGATCCTCGATGTCACAACCGAATTGCTGTTGGATACCGGCAATGCCAAGGCAGTGTCGATCCGCTCGGTGGCCCAGCGCATCGGAGTGACTTCACCGTCGATCTACCTGCATTTCGCCGACAAGGACACGCTGCTGGACGCGGTCTGCTCGCGGTACTTCGAGAAACTCGACGAGGAGATGCAGCGGGCTTCCAGGCCGGCCGGGGTCGATCACCCACCCACCATCGAGGTGCTGCGCGCGCAGGGCCACGCCTATGTGAACTTCGCCAGGCGAACACCCGAGCTGTATCGGCTGGCCACCATGGGTGAGGGCAGACCCGGCAGCGACGTCGACACCGCGCTGAACAGTTCGGCATTCCAGCACATGCGGGCGACCATAGCCGCACTCATCACCGAGGGGATCTACCCGCCCGGGGACGCCACCGCGATGGCGCTCGAACTGTGGACCGCAGCGCACGGGGTGGCCGCCCTGCTGATCTCCAAACCGTATCTGCCGTGGGGCGATGTCGAGGAGTTCACCGATCGAGTTCTGCGCGCGGTGTGCACCGGTCAGATCGTCTCTGGGATCATCGGAACCGATCTGGAACCCATGGAGACCATCGCCCGGTTGAAGGGACTGGCCGATGAACACAGTGCTGATGACATCGAAGAAGGGCACCTGCCGTGACTGACAAGACCTCAGACAATCCGTTCTTCGCCCGGGTGTGGAAGACGCTGTCGAGTTCGGAGCCGAAGGCGCTGCGTCGACTGCGCCGTGACAACCTCGCCGGACTCAGCGGGCGGGTCCTGGAGATCGGCGCGGGCACCGGGACGAACTTCGCCTACTACCCGTCCACGGTCACCGAGGTGGTCGCCATCGAGCCAGAACGTCACCTCGCCGAAGTTGCCCGCAGAGCGGCGGTCCAAGCCCCGGTGTCGGTAACCGTCACCAGCGACACCGCCGAGAGATTCAGCAGCACAGAACCATTCGACGCAGTGGTCTGCTCGCTGGTGCTGTGCTCGATCGATCGGCCGGATACTGTTCTACGGCAGCTATTTTCGATGGTCCGGCCGGGCGGGGAGCTGCGGTACCTGGAGCATGTCGCCGGTAGTGGCTGGCGGGCCGGGATGCAGCGGGTGGCCGATGCCACCGTCTGGCCGCGGTTGTTCGGCAACTGCCACACTCATCGGCACACCGAGCGGACCATCGCAGACAGCGGATTTCAGGTTGAGGTTGCGCATCGTGAGATCGCGATGCCGGACTGGGTGCCACTGCCGGTGACGGAGTTCGCGATCGGGCGTGCGGTTCGGCCTGCCTAGCCGACGTCGCGACTACCGAGGAGCGTAGGCAACCGCTGCAGCAGGTTCGGCAGGGAACCGGCCGCGGTCTCACGTAGGGAAACCGTCGCGCTGTCGGACAACGGTGTGCGCTCCGGATTGACCTCGATCACCACGGTGCCCGCGGCCAGGGCGGCCTCGGGCAGGCCTGCCGCCGGATAGACGACTGAGCTGGTGCCCACCACGATCACCACATCGGCGTTACTGACCGCCAGTACCGAGTGCTGCCAGGCGTCGTCGGGCAGCGGCTCGCCGAACCACACCACGCTCGGCCGGATCAGGCCGCCGCACGGGCACACCGGAGGGGCGATCGTCTCGACCGGCTCCGGCATAGCGGGCAGATCGCCTTCGAACCTCGAACCGCATGCATCGCAACGGAACTCGAACAGATTTCCGTGCAGATGGTAGACATTGGTACTGCCGGCGCGCTCGTGCAGGTTGTCTACGTTCTGGGTGACGACGTGTACGTCGGCGAAATCCTGCCAGGCAGCCACGGCCAGATGCCCGTCATTGGGCTGCACCTGGGACATCATGTAGTGGCGCCACAGATACCAGGCCCAGACTTTCTCCGGATGCCGCTGCCAGCCTTCGATGCTGGATATCTCGTACGGGTCCACCTGTGCCCACAGGCCCGTCTCGACATCGCGGAATGTGGGTACACCGCTCTCTGCCGAGATCCCGGCACCACTGAGGACAGTCACTTGCACATGACCAACGTAGTCGGTTTGGGTGATACTGAGCATGTGGTCGAGTTGGGGGATTGGGTCCTGGTTGATTCGAGCGGGGAAAAGCCGTTGTTCGATCAACTCAGGGTCCAGATTATCGAGGGTATTCGGCAGGGACGCCTGACACCGGGTGCCCGATTGCCTACGGTGCGTGAACTGGCGGGGAAGGTCGGGCTCGCGGTGAATACCGTGGCGAGGGCCTATCGCGAGTTGGAGTCGGCGGGGGTATTGGAGACCCGGGGGCGGTACGGCACGTTCGTCGCACGGGCCGATCCGGCCGATGCGGCGATGGCCACCGCCGCGCATTCGTTCGCCGAGGCCGCTCGTGCGCTGGGGATCGGCAAGGCCGATGCCCTGCGCTATCTGGACAACGCATTCGACTGATCGGGTTCAACCGGTCGCGTCGCCGCGCCAGCGGAGTACATCCAGCGCGACGGCGACTGCGACGCTGTTCTCGGCCAGTGGGCGGGGCAGAAGTTCGTCGGCGCGGGCCAGTCGGCGCAGCAGCGTATTGCGATGCAGGTACAGCCTCGTCGCGGCGCGCGAAGCGTTGCACTGTTCGTGGACGAACACCCTGACCGTTGCCTGCATTTCGGTGTCGGCCGTCTCGAACGCGCCGAGATTGTGGCTGACGAATTCGGCAGCGCGATCGGGTTCGGCGGTGATGAGTGCGATCAATTCGACGTCGGTGAACCGTGCGATCTGTTGCGTGGAGTGCAGCCGGGCCATCATCTGCTGAGTGGTGATCGCATCGAAGTGGCTGCGTCGGAAGCCATCCAGACCTTGGGCGGCTGGTCCGACGGCGATGCGGACACCGTCCAGGTCTCCAGCGACACGGGTGAGCGCCTCGAAGCCGTGCTGGAGGTCGGCGTTACCGGCCGCCCACACCCAGCGGGTCGCGGTGCTCGCCAGCACGCTCAACGGTCGTGGATCGCCGCAGTCCTGGCCGAATGCCTCGGCGGCCCGGTCCAACCCGGACATGTCGCCGCCGGGATCCTCGCTCCAGATCACCGAAGCCGTGTGGACTCCGGTCAGCGCGTGGCCCAGGCGCGCTTCCGCGCGCTGCCGGGGGATCGGAGCACCTTCGAGCAGCAGCGCGACGGTCTCGCGCCGCTCGGCGTGGGTGCCGCGGGTCAGGTCGTCGCGTTCCAGGTCGATCTGGGCAGCGATCCCGGCCAGTGTGGTGTCGACGAACGTACTGATGGACTGCGAGCAGACATCCAGCATCTCGTGGAGTTCGGCAGGGTCCGACGTGAGCTCGAAGGCGATCTCCATGAGACGACGCCACGCCACACCCTCGCCGACCCGGTAGGCATCGAGGGGAAACTCGGTGACGCCGCGGCGCACCAGTTCCCGGGCGATGCTCAGCGGCTCCGGTCCGGTGTTCGGCGGCACCGGAGCGCCCGGATCGCGGACGTTCGCCGTGCCCCAGAAGAACAGGTTGGCGTGGTTGCTGCGGATGACGGCGCCGGCCAGTTCGGGGTCGGACGCGATTGTGGGGCTGGCCGCCAGGACTGCGGCATCGAACGCGTCGAGCCATTCCTGCCGGGGATTGATGACAATCTGTGCACACTGCCGGATCAGGTCCTGCACCCGCTGCGACGGTGGCTGCCACACCATCTCCCCAGCGTAGAGCGGTGGTGCAAAGTGCACCACCGATTGGGTGAAGTTCGGCATTTCTGACCTTGGGCGGTGTTCTTCCGGTCGGGACCATTGAGACATGAACCACACCGAACACGTCGACGTACTCATCATCGGCGCCGGCATCTCCGGTATCGGTGCCGCCTACTATCTGCAGCGCGAGCACCCCGGCCGCAGCTACGCCATTCTGGAGGCCCGTGGCGCCACCGGCGGCACGTGGGACCTGTTCCGGTACCCCGGTATTCGATCGGACTCCGACCTGCACACCTTCGGCTACGAGTTCAAGCCGTGGCGCGACGAGCACGCCATCGCCACTGCCGACAAGATCCTGGCCTACCTGCGTGAGACGGTGTCAGAGAACGGCATCGACGAGAAGATCCGGTTCCACCACAAGGTGCTCGGCGCGGCGTGGGATTCCGCAACGGCCACCTGGACCGTGGACGTCGAGCGGACCGGCAGCGACGGCGCGGATCCGGAACTCGTGCAGATCTCGGCGAACTGGCTCTTCTGCGGCGGCGGTTACTACCGCTACGACGAGGGCTACACCCCGCACTTCGAAGGGCAGGAGCGATTCACCGGCCAGATCGTGCATCCCCAGCACTGGCCCGAGGACCTCGACTACACCGGCAAGAAGGTCGTCGTGATCGGTAGCGGTGCCACTGCGGTGACCCTGGTGCCGTCGATGGCACCGACCGCAGGGCACGTGACCATGCTGCAGCGATCGCCCACCTACGTGCTTCCCGTCCCGGCCAAGGACGCCTTCGCCAACACCGCCAGGCGGTTGCTGGGCGATCACCTGGGCTATGCGGCGGCCCGGCGCAAGAACGTCATCAAGCAGCGCACCGTCTACACGCTGTGCCAGAAGTTCCCGACTGCGGCCCGCTGGCTGATCCGGAAGGTCAACGCCGCCAAGTTGCCCAAGGGATACCCCGTCGACGAGCACTTCGCGCCCCACTACAACCCGTGGGACCAGCGGTTGTGTGCGGTGCCCGACGGAGACCTCTTCAAGGCCATCGGTAACGGCAGTGCCTCGGTGGTCACCGACCGCATCGCGACGTTCACCGAGAAGGGCATCCTGCTGGAGTCCGGCCGCGAACTGGACGCCGACATCATCGTCACCGCAACGGGACTCAACATCCAGCTGTTCGGCGGGATGTCGCTCACCGTAGACGGTGAGCCGGTGAACCTCGCCGAGTCCGTGGCCTACAAGGGCATCATGCTCTCGGGCGTGCCGAACTTCGCCTTCGCGTTCGGCTACACCAACTCGTCGTGGACGCTGAAGGTCGGACTGCTCTGCGAGCACTTCTGCCGACTGCTGAAGCACA
Protein-coding regions in this window:
- a CDS encoding Rv1453 family transcriptional regulator, producing MVWQPPSQRVQDLIRQCAQIVINPRQEWLDAFDAAVLAASPTIASDPELAGAVIRSNHANLFFWGTANVRDPGAPVPPNTGPEPLSIARELVRRGVTEFPLDAYRVGEGVAWRRLMEIAFELTSDPAELHEMLDVCSQSISTFVDTTLAGIAAQIDLERDDLTRGTHAERRETVALLLEGAPIPRQRAEARLGHALTGVHTASVIWSEDPGGDMSGLDRAAEAFGQDCGDPRPLSVLASTATRWVWAAGNADLQHGFEALTRVAGDLDGVRIAVGPAAQGLDGFRRSHFDAITTQQMMARLHSTQQIARFTDVELIALITAEPDRAAEFVSHNLGAFETADTEMQATVRVFVHEQCNASRAATRLYLHRNTLLRRLARADELLPRPLAENSVAVAVALDVLRWRGDATG
- a CDS encoding flavin-containing monooxygenase; translation: MNHTEHVDVLIIGAGISGIGAAYYLQREHPGRSYAILEARGATGGTWDLFRYPGIRSDSDLHTFGYEFKPWRDEHAIATADKILAYLRETVSENGIDEKIRFHHKVLGAAWDSATATWTVDVERTGSDGADPELVQISANWLFCGGGYYRYDEGYTPHFEGQERFTGQIVHPQHWPEDLDYTGKKVVVIGSGATAVTLVPSMAPTAGHVTMLQRSPTYVLPVPAKDAFANTARRLLGDHLGYAAARRKNVIKQRTVYTLCQKFPTAARWLIRKVNAAKLPKGYPVDEHFAPHYNPWDQRLCAVPDGDLFKAIGNGSASVVTDRIATFTEKGILLESGRELDADIIVTATGLNIQLFGGMSLTVDGEPVNLAESVAYKGIMLSGVPNFAFAFGYTNSSWTLKVGLLCEHFCRLLKHMDDNGFDTVQPEFAGGQTRPLLDFGAGYVQRSIEEMPRQGVDGPWQMTMNYTIDAQTLRNGPVEDSALRFGSRQSADDPDRAPQLAR